GTGGCGCCGGCCGCGCTGGCCCGGGCAGCCGTGACCGAGGCGAGCACGTCGGCGGCCTCGTTGAGGATGGTGCGCTTGTAGGTGCTCATCGCCAACAGACCGCAGGAGCTGGTCTCGAACAGCCGCGGGTAGCCGAGGACGATCAGCCGGGCGTTGGGTGCCCGGTTGCGGATGGCGGTGTAGGTGGCGTCGAGCCGGCCGGGAAGCGTCGTGGTGGCGAAGGTCTTGGCGGTGTTCACGGCGTTGGTGCAGGACGACGTGCTGCCGAACCGGCAACTGGTGATGACGTCGACGAAGCCCGCGTCGTTACCGCCGATGGTGATGGTGACCAGGGTGGTGCTGGCGGTGAGGGCGCTGACCTGGTTGTTGAGCACGTCGGCGGTGACCGCGCCGCCGCAGGCCGGGAAGCTGAAGGTGGTCACTCCGTGGGCGGCCGCCCAGAGCGGGGCGTACGACTTCTGGCTGCGGAGGCAGCCGGACGTGTCGTACGGGCCGGCGCCGACGCCGGAGGAGTACGAGTCGCCGAGCGCGACGTAGTTGACGGCGGCGGCCTGCGCCGTGCCGGGGACGAGCACCGCGCCGAGTGCGACGGTGAACAGGGTGACCAACGCGGCCAGGGCGCGGGCCAGCGGACGCTGGGGCATGACGGACCTCCACAGGACAGGGGGTGGTGGGATCCTGCGACCGCGCGCGTGGCCAGGGGTGGAACTGTTGTTACCAGTCGGTAATGCTATCGAAACATTCAGATCAATGGAATAGCTACACCGCGCGGCGGGCCGGCGGCGTGCACAGTTGTCGATTAGGTTGGCGGGGCGAACACCCGATGGAGGGAGTCCACCCGTGCGACGAGTCCTCACGGCGGCCACCGCCGCCCTGACCCTCACCACCGCCGGCACCATGCTCGCCGGCACCCCCGGCCAGGCCGCCCCGACGGGCTGGGGCCGTCCCGTCGTCACCGCCGCGCCGCAACCCGGCGCGCCCGGCTTGGGCGACAGCTACTTCCCCGACTACGGCAACGGCGGCTACGACGTCGATCACTACGACGTCCGGCTGCGCTACGACCCGGCAACCGACCTGCTCACCGGCACCACCACCATCCTCGCCACCGCCACACAGGACCTCTCGGCGTTCAATCTGGACTTCCTGCTCGACGTCGAGTCGGTCCGGGTCAACGGCTGGGCGGCGAGCACCAGCACCGCCGGTGTGCACGAGCTGGTCGTCACCCCGACCCGCACGGTGACCCGGGGTCAGCAGCTCACCATCGTGGTGCGCTACACCGGCATCCCGTCGGAGACCCTGGTCGGCGGCTACACCGGCTGGACGCGTACCGACGACGGCGCCCTCGCCGTCAACGAACCCGAGTCGGCGTGGTGGTGGTTCCCGAGCAACGATCATCCACTGGACAAGGCCACCTTCGACATCTCCGTCTCGGTGCCCACCGGCGTCGAGGTGATCAGCAACGGCGTGCAGCCGCGACCGCCGCTGGCCGAGGCCGGTAACCGCACCCGGTGGATCTGGCGGACCACCTCCCCCACGGCCCCCTACCTGGCCTTCATGGCCATCGGCCAGTACGACATCGTCACCGACACCACCCCGAGCGGCCAGCCGGTGATCAACGCGTACAGCACCTCGCTGGGCGCGCTCGGTCCAGCCGCACGGGCCAGCATCGAGCGGACCGCCGAGATCGTCGACTGGGAGAGCGGGATCTTCGGCCCGTACCCGTTCGAGGCGCAGGGCGGCGTGGCGGGGCCGGTCGACGGCATCGGCTTCGCACTGGAGACGCAGACCCGACCGGTGTACGGCCCCGGGTTCTGGCGTCGCGGCGCCAACACGTACGTGGTGGCACACGAGAACGCGCACCAGTGGTTCGGCGACTCGGTCTCGGTGGCCGACTGGCGCAACATCTGGCTCAACGAGGGCTTCGCCTCGTACGCCGAGTGGCTCTGGTCGGAGGAGCAGGGCGAGGGCACCGCGCAGGAGGTGTTCGACTTCACCTACGCCGGCTACCCGGCCGACGACGAGTTCTGGCAGGTGCTGCCCGGCGACCCGGGTGCCAACCGGGTCTTCGACGACGCCGTCTACGACCGGGGTGCGATGACGCTGCACCAGTTGCGGTTGGCCGTCGGCGACGACGCGTTCTTCGAGATCCTGCCGGCCTGGACCGCCGAGCACCGCTACGGCAACGGCACCATCGCGCAGTTCCAGGCCCTGGCCGAACGGATCTCCGGTCTGGACCTGGACGACCTGTTCACCACCTGGCTGTTCACCGCCGGCCGACCCGACGTGGCCGCCGCCGCGCGCAAGGCCGCCCCGCCGACCGAGCCGAAGTCCTGGGCCAAGATCCGCGAGGCGCACGAGCTGCTGTCGCACTAGCTAGTCGCCCGGAAGGCCCGTCGCCCCCACGCGGCGGGCCTTCCGCTTGTCCCTGCGGCTCCTCGGCCCACTGTTGAAGCAGAGCAAAGGGGACCCGCAGGTGTCGCTGGGCTCCGTGCGGACCCGTCACCAACGGCGACTCAGGACGCCGACGTCGACGACCGGAGCTCCGACGGGGCGCCCGCCTGCCCGGCCGTGCTCGCCTCGATGGCGCGGATGTGCCGGTAGGCGAACCAGAGCGGCGGGAACGCCCCGACCGCGAAGGACAGGTCGACGAGCGTCCAGAACCAGGGGATGTCGCGGATCGGGCCGCAGATCAGGGCCAGCGGAACGATGCCCGCGCAGGCGATCATGCCGACCTGCACCACCCAGACGTTGCGCACCGGGTCACGCAGCGGCCCCCAGAACGCCACCGCCAGCACCACGTGGGCGAAGGCCAGCCAGTCGGTGCCGTAGAGCAGGAACGGATAGTCCTCGCCGGCCGTCACGAGCCCGGTGTGCACCCGTTCGATCCAGTTGACCAGCGCCGGCAACTGACCGGCGAGAGGGTCCAGTGCGCGCAGCAGCCAGCGCACCTCGATTTCCAGCGGAAACGCGGTGGCACCGCTCAGGAAGAGCCCGATCAGCACGATCCACAGCCACCGGCGGGTACGCCGTAGCCGCTCCTCGATGTCCATGACCGCAGCGTAACGATGATCTTCGTATCGTCAGGTCCCGTGAGAGGACCGCAGGGGGTGACCGCTGTCTCAGCGGCAGCCCACCGGCTCGGTGGCGGTCCGCACCGATTGCCCACGTTTGTGAGCGGCCTCACCAGCGGAAACGTCCGGCCGGCGGGCAGGAAGCTGCCGCACCGACCGGACGTCGACCTGTCTGGTGACGCTCCCGGGTCAGCGGGCGGCGAGCGCCTGCGCCGCCGGGCCGACCGGAGCCGGCAGCGCACCGACCCCGCCGAGATACCCGTGGATGGCGGCGGCCGCCGCACGCCCCTCGGCGATGGCCCAGACGATCAGCGACGCACCCCGGTGCATGTCACCGGCGACGAACACCCCGTCGGCATCGGTCTGCCAGTCGTCACGGGCGTCGACAGCACCCCGGGGATTACGGGTCACGCCGAACTGGCCCAGCAGCGGCTGCTGCTCGGTGCCCTCGAAGCCGATCGCCAGCAGCACCAGATCGGCCGGCAACTCCCGCTCGGAGCCCGGCACCACGGTGACGACCCGCCGGCCGTCGCGCTTCTCGACGGTCACCTCGGCGATCCGCACCGCTCGCACCTGGCCGGTGCCGTCGTCCACGAACTCCTGCACCGCCACGGCGAAGACCCGCTCGCCGCCCTCCTCATGCGCCGGGTAGCTGCGCAGGATCCACGGCCAGGTCGGCCACGGGTCCCGTGCCTCGTCGCGCTCGCTCGGCGGCTGCGGGTACAGGTCGAGCTGGTGCACGCCGGCAGCGCCCTGCCGGTGGGCGACACCGAGGCAGTCGGCGGCGGTGTCACCACCACCGATGATCACCACGTGCTTGCCGGCCGCGTCGATCGGGGTGCCGTCCGGCAGCAGCGCACGCGCCGGCCGGCCCTCGCCGGTGACCACGACGCCGGGCTGGTCGGTGGCCGCGGTGGCGACCGCGCGATTCGCCGCGACCAGATGCGCCATTGCCTGGTGTACGCCCCGAAGCGCCCGCCCCGGGGTCTCCGGGGTGTCCCGGCCCTGCAACGCGCCGCAGGCCAGCAGCACCGCGTCATGCTCGTCGCGAAGCTGCTCGGCGGTGATGTCCACCCCGACGTTCACGCCGGTGCGGAAGCGCACCCCCTCGGCGGCGAGCTGGGCCAGTCGGCTGTCGATGTGCCGCTTCTCCAGCTTGAAGTCGGGGATGCCGTACCGGAGCAGGCCACCGATCGCGTCGTCACGCTCGTACACCGTCACCGCGTGACCGGCGCGGGCCAGTTGCTGGGCGGCGGCGAGCCCGGCGGGCCCGGAGCCGACGACGGCGACCGACCGGCCGGACGGCGCCGGCACCGGGCGGGGAGCGAAACCGCGTGCCGCGGCGGCGTCGGCGATCTCCACCTCGACCTGCTTGATGGTCACCGGCTGGCCGCCGGAGATACCGAGCACGCAGGCCGCCTCGCAGGGCGCCGGACAGAGCCGGCCGGTGAACTCCGGAAAATTGTTGGTGGCGTGCAGCGACTCCACGGCGGCGTCCCAGTTGCCGGTACGCACCAGGTCGTTCCAGTCCGGGATGCGGTTGCCCAGCGGGCAGCCGTCGTGGCAGAACGGGATGCCGCAGTCCATGCATCGCGTGGCCTGCTCACGGACCAGTTCCTCGCCGGCCGACGGGTATACCTCATGCCAGTCGCTGATCCGCACCGGCACCGGACGGCGGGCCGGCAGTCGCCGGTCGTAGCGCAGGAAACCGTTCGGGTCAGGCACGTGCCACCTCCTGTGCAGCCACCCGCGGGGCGGGCGGCACCGACATCGCCGGCTGAGCCGACGGCGTCAGTTCTTTCATCACGGCGTCGTCGACGTCGAGGCCGGCGGCTTCGGCGGCCCGCATGATCTCCAGCACCCGGCGGTAGTCGCGGGGCACCACCGCGGTGAACTCGGCCACCGCCTCCGGCCAACGCTTGAGCAGCTCCTCGGCCACCGCCGACCCGGTCTCGGCGACGTGCCGCTGAACCAACTCGTGCAGCAGCGACTGCTCCTGCTCGCCCAGCGGCGCCAGGTCGACAAGTTCGGCGTTGACCCGCGCACGGTCCAGGTGGTGCACGAACGCGGTGCCGCCGGACATGCCGGCCGCGAAGTTACGGCCGGTCGCGCCGAGCACCACCACCGTGCCGCCGGTCATGTACTCGCAGCCGTGGTCACCGACGCCTTCGACCACGGCGATCGCGCCGGAGTTGCGCACGGCGAACCGCTCTCCCACCCGACCGCGCAGGAAGACCTCGCCCGCCGTGGCCCCGTACAGGATGGTGTTGCCGGCGATGATCTGATCCTCGGCCCGCTGCCCCGGCTCGGCGTCGGGGTCGAGGAACGGCGCGGCGGCGTCCGGACGGACGATGACGCGTCCACCGGAGAGGCCCTTGCCCACGTAGTCGTTGGCGTCGCCGTGCAGTCGCAGGGTCACGCCGCGCGGCAGGAACGCGCCGAACGACTGCCCCGCCGTGCCGTGCAGCACGAACTCGATGGTGTCCTCGGGGAGGCCGGCGCCGCCGAAGCGACGGGTCACCTCGCCGCCGAGCATCGCACCCACGCTGCGGTGCTCGTTGCGCACCGCCACTTCGACCCGCACCGGCGCCCCGTCGGACAACGCCGGACGGGCCAGCGCGATCAGCTCGTTGTCCAGTGCCTGTTCCAGGCCGTGATCCTGGGCGCGAACCCCACGTCGGGCGGCGCCGGCGGGCAACTCCGGAAGGTGCAGGACGGGCGCCAGGTCCAACCCGTGCGCCTTCCAGTGCGTCACCGCCGGGGCGACGTCGAGCAGCTCGGACTGCCCGATCGCCTCCTCGATCGACCGGAAGCCCAACTCGGCCAGGTATCCCCGGACCTCCTCGGCCAGGAAGAGGAAGAAGTTCTCCACGAACTCCGGGGTGCCGGTGAAGCGCTCCCGGAGCACCGGATTCTGGGTGGCGATGCCGACCGGGCAGGTGTCCAGGTGGCAGACCCGCATCATCACGCAGCCGGCAACGATCAGCGGCGCGGTCGCGAAGCCGAACTCCTCCGCGCCGAGCAGCGCCGCGATCAGCACGTCCCGGCCGGTCTTGAGCTGGCCGTCGACCTGCACGGTGACCCGGTCGCGCAGCTTGTTGAGCAGCAGCGTCTGCTGCGCCTCGGCCAACCCCAGCTCCCACGGGGTGCCGGCGTGCTTGAGCGAGTTCATCGGGGAAGCGCCCGTGCCGCCGTCGTGGCCGGAGATCAGGATGACGTCCGCCTTGAGCTTCGCCACGCCGGCGGCGACGGTGCCGACGCCGACCTCGCTGACCAGCTTGACGTGCACTCGGGCAGCCGGGTTGACGCACTTCAGGTCGTGCACCAGCTGGGCGAGGTCCTCGATGGAGTAGATGTCGTGGTGCGGCGGCGGGGAGATCAGACCCACGCCCGGGGTGGCGTGCCGGGTACGGGCGATCCACGGCCAGACCTTGTTGCCGGGCAGCTGACCGCCCTCACCCGGCTTGGCGCCCTGGGCCATCTTGATCTGCAGGTCATCCGCGTTGACCAGGTATTCGCTGGTCACACCGAACCGGCCGCTGGCGATCTGCTTCACGGCCGAGCGGCGGGCCGGGTCGTGCAGCCGCTCGACGTCCTCGCCGCCCTCACCGGTGTTGGACTTGCCGCCGAGGCGGTTCATCGCGATGGCGAGCGTCTCGTGCGCCTCAGCGGAGATCGACCCGTACGACATGGCGCCGGTGGCGAACCGCTTGACGATCTCGGTGACCGGCTCGACCTCCTCGATCGACACGGCCGGGCGCACCCCGGTGCGCAGGGTGAACAGCCCACGCAGCGAGCCGGCCTGCGCGGCGAGCGCGTCGACCTTCGCGGTGTACTGCCGGAAGACGTCGTACTGCCGGCTGCGGGTGGCGTGCTGCAGCAGGAAGACCGTCTCCGGGTTGAACAGGTGCAGCTCACCTTCGCGACGCCACTGGTATTCGCCACCGACCTCCAACCGGTCGGAGGCGGCGGTGCCCGCCGGGGGCCAGGCCAGCGCGTGCCGGGCAGCCACCTCGGTGTGCACGCCCGCGAGCCCCACCCCGCCGATCCGGCTGGGGGTGCCCCGGAAGTAGCGCTCGACCAGCCGGGTGTCCAGGCCGACCGCCTCGAAGACCTGCGCCCCGCAGTACGACGAGACCGTCGAGATGCCCATCTTCGACATGATTTTCAGGACGCCCTTGCCGAGCGCCTTGGCGTAGTTCCGCACCGCGGCAGCGGGCTCGACGCCGGCCAGTGCGCCTGTGGAGATCAGGTCCTCCACCGACTCGAACGCCAGGTACGGGTTGACCGCTGCCGCGCCGTAGCCGATCAGCACCGCCGCGTGGTGCACCTCGCGGCAGTCGCCGGACTCCACGATCAGCGCCGCCTGCGTACGGGTCTGCTCCCGCACCAGGTGCTGGTGCACAGCGGCGGTGAGCAGCAGCGACGGGATCGGCGCCAGGTCGGCGTTGGAGTCTCGATCGGAGAGCACCAGGATGCGTACGCCGTCCTCGATCGCCTCGGAGACGTGCCGGCAGATCTCGGTCAGCCGCGTCTTGATCCCGGCGGCGCCGTCCCGGATGCGGTACAGCCCGGAGACCCGGACCGCCTTGAAACCGGGCAGGTCGCCGTCCTCGTCGATGGAGAGGATCTTCGCCAGCTCGTCGTTGTCGATCACCGGGTGCGGCAGCACGATCTGCCGGCAGCTCGCCGCGCCCGGGTCGAGCAGGTTGCCCTCCGGCCCGATCGTCGACGCCAGGCTGGTCACCAACTCCTCACGGATGGCGTCCAACGGAGGGTTGGTGACCTGGGCGAAGAGCTGGTGGAAGTAGTCGTAGAGCAGCCGCGGCCGGGTGGACAGCGGCGAGATCGGGGTGTCCGTACCCATCGAACCGAGCGGCTCGGCACCGGTGCGGGCCATCGGCCCGAGCAGGATCTTCAGCTCCTCCTCGCTGTAGCCGAAGGTCTGCTGGCGGCGGCGAACAGAGTCGTGCGTGTAGACGGTGTGCTCACGGGCGGGCAGGTCGTTGAGCTCGATCAGTCCGGCGTGCAGCCACTCGGCGTACGGCTGGTCGGCGGCCAACTCGGACTTGATCTCCTCGTCGTGCACGATCCGACCGGCGACGGTGTCGACCAGGAACATCTTGCCCGGCTGGAGCCGCCCCTTCGCGACCACGTGGGCCGGGTCGAGGTCGAGTACGCCCGCCTCGGAGCCGAGCACGACGAGCCCGTCGTCGGTCTGCCACCAGCGCCCCGGGCGCAGCCCGTTGCGGTCCAGCACGGCGCCGACGATCTCGCCGTCGGTGAAGGCCACCGACGCCGGACCGTCCCACGGCTCCATCAGGCTGGCGTGGAAGCGGTAGAAGGCACGCTTGGCCGGCTCCATGCCGGGGTCGTTCTCCCACGCCTCGGGGATCATCATGAGCACCGCGTGCGGCAGGCTCCGCCCGGCCAGGTGCAGCAGCTCCAGGACCTCGTCGAAGTTCGCCGAGTCGGAGGCGCCGGGGGTGCAGACCGGGAAGACCCGCCGGATGTTGCCCGGCACGTTCGGCGAGCGCAGTAGCGCCTCGCGGGCCTGCATCCAGTTGCGGTTGCCACGGATCGTGTTGATCTCACCGTTGTGGGCGATGAAGCGGTACGGGTGCGCCAGCGGCCAGGACGGGAAGGTGTTGGTGGAGAAGCGGGAGTGCACCAGCGCGATCGCGCTGTCCACCCGCTCGTCGCGCAGGTCCGGGTAGAACGCCGGCAGTTGGTCGGGGGTGAGCATCCCCTTGTAGACCATCGTGCGGCTGGACAGCGACGGGAAGTATGCCGGCACGCCCCGCTCGGCGGTCTCCCGCTCGGCCTGCTTGCGCAGGCAGAAGGCCACCCGGTCCAGCTCGATGCCGCGTAGCGGGGAGCCGGCCCGGCCGGCGGGCGAGTCGGTGAGCCGGTGCGCGGCGACGAAGAGCTGCCGGACCCGGGGCATCGCCGCCAGGGCGGTCTCACCGAGCCCGGTCGGCTCGGTCGGCACGTCCCGCCAGCCGAGCACGTCGGCCCCCTCGACCAGCGCGTACTTTTCGACCACCCGGCGGGCACGCGCCTCGGCGGCGTCGTCGTCGGGGAGGAAGACCAGACCGGTGGCGTATTCGCCCGCCGGGGGCAGCGCGACGTCGGCCACCGCGCGCAGGAACGCGTCGGGCACCTGGATCATGATGCCCGCGCCGTCGCCGGTGTTCGGCTCCGCGCCGCGGGCGCCGCGATGGTCCAGCCGGCAGAGCGCGCCGAGCCCGTTGGCGACGACCGAGTGCGACCGTCGGCCGTGCAGGTCCGCTACGAAGGCCACACCGCAGGAATCGTGCTCCTGCGCCGGGTCGTAGAGACCCTGTGCGGGTGGGCGGACGCCGGGCGTCGGGGACGCCTGCGGGCTGTGCGGGTACGGCTGTGTCATTTCCGCGTACGGCTGAGCCACCGGGCCTCCTGTCGTCACTCAGGTTGGAACATGGTGGGGACGACGTCGGCCCGTGGGTCTGTTGAGTCTACGTTAGGGTCGGGGTCGCACGGCCACCTGAGATTGATCACACCGTCCATAGTCTGGGACGTGTAGTCTCGCGCGGTGGATCCGCTGAACAAGCACGTCTTTGACCGGTTGGAACGCTTCTACGACGCGGTGCCCCGCGACGTCGCCGGTGCGGAGGAGCATGGCGGGCTGGTGTTGTTCGTTCGCGAGAGTGCCGGCTGGCCGTTCTACGCCCGCCCCCGGATCGACGCCACCGAGCCGCCGTCGCTGGCCGACGTGACCTCGGTCCGCGAGCGGCAGCGAAAGCTGGGCCTGCCGGAAGCCTTCGAATGGGTGCACGAGACCAGCCCCGAGCTGCTGGCGGTGGCCCGTTCGGCGGGGCTGAACGTGCTGGAGGCGCCGCTGATGGTGCTCGACCCGACCGCGCTGCCGGACCCGGCGACGCTGTCCGACGTGGCGGTGCGGGTGCTGACCGCGGACTCCACCGGCTTCGCCGCCGACGTGGCCGCCCGACGTGCCGTGGCAGCGGTCTCGTTCGCCGCCGCCGGCACCGCGCCCGGTGCGGCCGGTCCGGCCGAGCGGGACGCCGCCATCACCGAACTCGAAATGGCCGCGCTCGACGAGGAACGCACCCGGATCGCCGACGGCCGGCGGATCTCCGCACTGGCCGGCACACCGACCGAGGGTGCGCTGGCCAGCGGCATGGCCATGCGGGTGGACGACGTCGCGGAGATCGCCGGGGTGGCTACTCTGCCGGCCGCCCGACGACGCGGGCTGGGCGCCGCGCTCACCGCCACCATCGCCCGGGAGTTGCGCGCGGCCGGCACCGACCTGATCTTCCTATCGGCGGGCAGCGAGGAAATCGCCCGGGTCTACCTGCGAGTCGGCTTCCGCCGTATCGGCACCGCCTGCATCGCCGAACCCGCCGCTCTCATCCCCTGACCTCTCCCGCGAGCGGGGTCAGGCTGGGGGACGCCACTGGGCGGCGGAGGCGGCGGCACTGGACAGCAGCCGCGAGTTGATCGTGCCGAGTGCGGCGTCCCGGGCGCGCAACGCCAACCGGCCCCGGGTCTGGAGCACCGCCGACATCCGCCGGGTCTGGCGGACCACGGCCGCCGCCCTGGGGCGGCGCACCCGGTCGTACGCCTGAACGGCGTCCGGCAGCCGAGCCTCGCGCAGCAGGGAGGCGAGCGTGGCGGCGTCCTCGAACGCGAGGCAGGCGCCCTGCCCAAGATGCGGCGGCATGGCGTGCGCCGCGTCGCCGAGCAGCACCACCCCGCCCGGCCCGACCGGAAAGCCGTACGCACGGGGCAGCGGGCGCAGCTCGCGCACCTCCTGCTGAACGAGGTCGGCCGGGTCGGTGGCGTCGAGCAGCGCGCCGATCGGGGCGGGCCAGCCCGCGTACCAGCGGCGCAGCAGGGCGAGCTGGGTCTCCGGCGGCTCCGGGCGTGGTGCGCCGGCGGCTGTGGCCACCCAGTAGATGCCGCCCCGGGTGGACCCACCCGAGGATCCGCGCTCGCCCAGCGACGCGGCCACGAACCGGTAACCAGCGCCGAGGACCTCACCGGCCAGCGGCTGGTCGTCGGGTAGCCGAGGTGCCTGATACCAGGGAATGACCGCGCGCCAGGCGGCACATCCGGAGCTGACCACCCGGGACTCGGGGGCGAGTTGGCGGCGGATGCCGCTGTCCGTGCCGTCAGCGGCGACCACCAGGTCGGCCTCGATGGTGTGCCGTCCGTCGCTGACCGCCGGTCGCTCGCCCGGCTCGACCCGGACGTGGCGCACCGTCACCCCGGTCCGCAGCTCGACCCGGTCGCCGAGGCCGGCGATCAGCGTGTCGTGCAGGTCTTCGCGGTGAACCACCACCGGCATCCGGTCGGCCGGGGCAGGCCGGGGCTGCACGAGCCAGTGCCCGTCCGGGCGACGGACCCCGCCGTCGGGCAGCGCGGTGGCGATGGCAGCCAGGCCCGCGCCGAGGCCGAGGGCCTGCAGCGCGCGGACGCCGTTGGGCCAGAGCACCACGGCGGTCGGCTCGGGGCGGACCCGTTCGGCGCGTTCCAACAGGGTGACCTGCCAGCCGGAGCGGGCCAGCGCGCCGGCCACCGCGAGGCCACCGACCCCTGCGCCGACCACCACCGCGCTTCGCATCGGTGCCGCCCCCGCTCAGCTGTCCCGGTCGGCGGGCCGCACGCCCGCGGCGTCGGCCCGGTCGGAGTCCGAGGCCGAGAGTTCGTCCGCCGGCTCGTCGTCGGTCGACGGGCGGTCGACGGGTGCGGCGTCACCGAGCGGCTCGCCGCCGCCCGGCTGGGAGCCCTCGTCGGTGGCCGGCTCCGGCGGCACGACACCGGTGTCCTGCCACGCGGCGTACTGCTCCTCGCTGACCACCCGGTAGCCCTCCGGCGCGGCGGTCCGCGCGGCGGTCTCCCGCTCGGAGAGGTCGACCTGGGACAGGTCGGACGTGGCAGGCGGAGTCGTGGCCGCCGCCGCGCCGAGCGGAATCAGGTAGTCCCGAGGGCCGCGAACCCGCACGAAGTAGATCAACGCGCCGAGGAAGACCAGGGCCGCGGTCCAGACATTGAGGCGGACGCCGAGGATCTGGTTGGCCTCGTCGGTGCGCATCAGCTCGATCCAGAACCGGCCGACGGTGTAGCCCATCACGTAGAGCGCGAACGCCCGACCCCGGCCCAGCTTCAATCGGCGGTCCAGGATGACGACCAACGCGACCACGCCGAGGTTCCACAGCCCCTCGTAGAGGAACGTCGGGTGGTAGAGGCCCGGTTCGAGGATCGGCTGCCCGGCGTCATCGCGCAGCGCGTGCCCCGGATTGTCCGGGTCCATCCGATGGATCTCCAGGCCCCACGGCAGTGTGGTGCGGCCACCGAAGAGCTCGTTGTTGAACCAGTTGCCGAGCCGGCCGACAGCCTGGGCCAGCGGCAGCCCGGGTGCCAACGCGTCGGCCACCACGCCGAACGGGATGCCGAGTTGCCGGGCCGCGATCCAGGCGCCGAGCGCGCCACCGGCGACGGCACCCCAGATCCCGAGGCCGCCCTCCCAGATGTAGAACGCCTTCAACGGCTCACCACCGGCGCCGAAGTATTTCTCCGGCGAGGTGATCACGTGGTAGATCCGGGCTCCGATGATGCCGGCGGGCACCGCCCAGACAGCGATGTCGAGCACCGCGCCGGGCGCGACGCCGCGCTGCCGCAGCCGGCGCTCCGTCACCCAGCAGGCCAGCACGATGCCGGCGATGATGCACAGCGCGTAGGCCCGGAGCGGAAAAGGCCCGAGCTGCCAGACCGCGGTGCTGGGACTGGGGAGGGCCGCCTGGGGGGACAGCGAGGCGAGGGTCACGGGTGCACACGCTACCGCTGCACACCCCACCAGCGGCACCCCGGGCGGCTGGAGCGCGCATCTCGGTGACTTCTGGATTGCGCCGCCGTACGCTCTTTGTCCATGAGCGCGCTCACCTGGGCGGTCGCCGCGGTCGTCAGCGACGACACCGGCCGGGTGCTGCTCTGCCAGCAGGGCCGGGGTGAGCGCCGCTACGCGCTACCCGGCGGGCGGCTGCGCCCGGCCGAGAGCCCGGTGCGGGCGGCCCTGCGGGACATCCGCGCGGAGACCGGCTGGGACATCGAGCTGGTCGACCTGGTCGGCGTCTACCACCTGGCCGGCCCCCTGGGGGAAACCCCGGCGGGACGCGCCGGGCCGCTGCCGGACGTCCTCGTGCACGTGTTTCGGGCTCAAGCCGTCGACACCCGGCCGACGTCCGACCCACCGCCGGGTTGCCGGTTGTCCTGGCACCCGCCCGCCGCGCTGCCCGAGGCGGTCACCCCGCTCACCCGGGCCGCGGTCACCGACGCGGTCGCCGGCCGCTCCGGCGTGCTCCGCGACGTCCCCTGGGCGCCCGATACCGCGTCGCCGGTCGCCCGGCACGCCAGCCCCGACGGCCGGCCGGAGGTGGGGCAGCCACCCGACCAGCGCGGCGGCACGACGACGGACCCGTCTGTGCGGCTCTGACGGCGCCCATGCCCAGCGAGGGCCGGCCGAGTTGAACGTGCTGCCGGTGCGGAGGGTCGAGTGCCGAGCGGTCAGCGGGTGGGAGTGCGGACGCCTTCGGCGAGTTCGGCGCTGAGGGTACGCAGGGCGGCCAGCCCCTCCGCCTCGGTGGACGCGTCGAGCACGCACCGGACCAACGCACTGCCGACGATCACCCCGTCGGCGTACCCGGCGACGGTGCCGGCCTGCGCACCGGTGCCCACGCCCAGACCGACACCGACCGGCAGGTCGGTGACCGCCCGGACCCGGGAGACCAGCGTGGGCGCGGCATCCGAGGTACGCGCCCGGGCGCCGGTCACACCCATGACGGCGGT
The window above is part of the Micromonospora sp. LH3U1 genome. Proteins encoded here:
- a CDS encoding FAD-dependent oxidoreductase, producing the protein MRSAVVVGAGVGGLAVAGALARSGWQVTLLERAERVRPEPTAVVLWPNGVRALQALGLGAGLAAIATALPDGGVRRPDGHWLVQPRPAPADRMPVVVHREDLHDTLIAGLGDRVELRTGVTVRHVRVEPGERPAVSDGRHTIEADLVVAADGTDSGIRRQLAPESRVVSSGCAAWRAVIPWYQAPRLPDDQPLAGEVLGAGYRFVAASLGERGSSGGSTRGGIYWVATAAGAPRPEPPETQLALLRRWYAGWPAPIGALLDATDPADLVQQEVRELRPLPRAYGFPVGPGGVVLLGDAAHAMPPHLGQGACLAFEDAATLASLLREARLPDAVQAYDRVRRPRAAAVVRQTRRMSAVLQTRGRLALRARDAALGTINSRLLSSAAASAAQWRPPA
- the lgt gene encoding prolipoprotein diacylglyceryl transferase gives rise to the protein MTLASLSPQAALPSPSTAVWQLGPFPLRAYALCIIAGIVLACWVTERRLRQRGVAPGAVLDIAVWAVPAGIIGARIYHVITSPEKYFGAGGEPLKAFYIWEGGLGIWGAVAGGALGAWIAARQLGIPFGVVADALAPGLPLAQAVGRLGNWFNNELFGGRTTLPWGLEIHRMDPDNPGHALRDDAGQPILEPGLYHPTFLYEGLWNLGVVALVVILDRRLKLGRGRAFALYVMGYTVGRFWIELMRTDEANQILGVRLNVWTAALVFLGALIYFVRVRGPRDYLIPLGAAAATTPPATSDLSQVDLSERETAARTAAPEGYRVVSEEQYAAWQDTGVVPPEPATDEGSQPGGGEPLGDAAPVDRPSTDDEPADELSASDSDRADAAGVRPADRDS
- a CDS encoding NUDIX hydrolase, with the translated sequence MSALTWAVAAVVSDDTGRVLLCQQGRGERRYALPGGRLRPAESPVRAALRDIRAETGWDIELVDLVGVYHLAGPLGETPAGRAGPLPDVLVHVFRAQAVDTRPTSDPPPGCRLSWHPPAALPEAVTPLTRAAVTDAVAGRSGVLRDVPWAPDTASPVARHASPDGRPEVGQPPDQRGGTTTDPSVRL